The window ATCGCCACCGCCGTCCAGGACAGGCTGCACTTCGCCTCGTTCGACGTGACGACGAAGGACCGGGCCGAACTGGTCGCGCTGCTCCGGGAATGGACCCGGGCGGCCGAGCGGATGACGGCAGGGCGGACCGTGGGCGAGGGGGCGTACGGCGGTGCCGAGGAGGCGCCGCCGGACGACACGGGCGAGGCGCTCGGGCTCAGGCCCTCCCGGCTCACCCTGACCCTGGGTTTCGGCCCCTCCCTGTTCGCGACGGGCCGCTTCGGCATCGAGGACCGGCGGCCCGAAGCACTCGTGGACCTGCCGAAGTTCCCCGGCGACAACCTCGACCCGGCCCGCAGCGGCGGCGACCTGTGCGTCCAGGCCTGCGCCGACGACCCCCAGGTCGCCGTGCACGCCATCCGCAACCTCGCCAGGATCGGCATGGGGCGCACCGCGATCCGCTGGTCGCAGCTCGGGTTCGGCAAGACGTCCTCGACCACGCCCGGCGCACAGACCCCGCGCAACATGATGGGCTTCAAGGACGGCACCCGGAACATCTCGGGTACGGACGCGGCGGCCCTTCGCAAGCACGTGTGGGCCGGCGCGGCGGACGGTTCCGGGTGGATGGCGGGCGGCTCCTACCTGGTGGCCCGGCGCATCCGGATGCACATCGAGACCTGGGACCGCGCGCCGCTACGGGAGCAGGAGGACATCTTCGGCCGGGACAAGGGCGAAGGCGCGCCGGCCGGCAAGGCCAAGGAGCGCGACGAGCCGTTCCTCAAGGCGATGCTGCCCACCGCCCACGTGCGCCTGGCCCACCCGGACAGCAACGGCGGGGCGACGATCCTGCGCCGCGGCTACTCCTTCACCGACGGCACCGACGGTCTGGGCCGGCTGGACGCGGGACTGTTCTTCCTCGCCTACCAGCGGGACATGCGCACGGGCTTCATCCCGGTGCAGCGCGGCCTCGCGGGCTCCGACGCGCTCAACGAGTACATCCAGCACGTGGGTTCGGCGGTCTTCGCCGTCCCACCGGGCGTCCGCGACGGGGACGACTGGTGGGGCCGGGCACTGTTCTCATGAGCGTCACCCCTCGTCCGGCCGGCGATCGCCGGGCCGGCACCGCACCCAGGACCGGCACCGTGGAGGGACCCGCATGTTCGGCAACTATCTGATCGGCCTGCGCGAGGGTCTGGAGGCGGGACTGGTCGTCTGCATCCTGATCGCCTACCTGGTCAAGACCGGGCGCCGCGACGCACTGCGCCCGGTGTGGACGGGCATCGGGATCGCCTGCGCCATCTCGCTGGCCTT is drawn from Streptomyces sp. NBC_00178 and contains these coding sequences:
- the efeB gene encoding iron uptake transporter deferrochelatase/peroxidase subunit → MTAETGNTGNTESGTVPSRRALLGWGGAGLALGAVAAGGAVAAVRSGGDAEPASDSGAAVPFHGEHQAGIATAVQDRLHFASFDVTTKDRAELVALLREWTRAAERMTAGRTVGEGAYGGAEEAPPDDTGEALGLRPSRLTLTLGFGPSLFATGRFGIEDRRPEALVDLPKFPGDNLDPARSGGDLCVQACADDPQVAVHAIRNLARIGMGRTAIRWSQLGFGKTSSTTPGAQTPRNMMGFKDGTRNISGTDAAALRKHVWAGAADGSGWMAGGSYLVARRIRMHIETWDRAPLREQEDIFGRDKGEGAPAGKAKERDEPFLKAMLPTAHVRLAHPDSNGGATILRRGYSFTDGTDGLGRLDAGLFFLAYQRDMRTGFIPVQRGLAGSDALNEYIQHVGSAVFAVPPGVRDGDDWWGRALFS